In Desulfosalsimonas propionicica, the following are encoded in one genomic region:
- a CDS encoding sensor domain-containing protein, whose product MIDRGAKNTDFSHDHPQEPIISSEVLMDAPIGIFTSLPEGRLLSANHTLAQMLGYEASCELIEVITNLAQNIYAHPEDRKQMKNLLETRGEIHDYRCQWVDRNGRIFWVSIHIKAMKAKKGKTAFYQGFVTDITGRKEAEEEMELLMAAVEKASDWIIITDTNGMIRYANKAAEKLSGYAKEELIGKTPRIFKSGKHDRQYYKEMWDTLLDGNTFQGILTNRRKDGKLFEIYHTITPVRTDAGQLSFFVVTSKDLTEQRILEKRINHLAHYDPLSGLPNRRLFLELLSQSMGLVEKDKNLVAVMILDLDRFNLINDTLGPSCGDAVLRETANRINSVSDEKSIVAKIGSDEFGIILSEISQTEEVLRYVRKYLKIVSQPMLIEDNELLVTVSIGISVYPNDSENAEELMQYANLAMSDVRSQGANNYQFYAEGMNIRVSEFVHMEKKLYDALSNNEFFLVYQPYVDTQTHHVRGMEALIRWQSPESGEILPGKFIPVLEESRLLAEVGEWIVKTVCRQIASWQGKGLNVVPVAVNFSSIQFKQKGFSAHLSDIIQKAGIDPRLLTCEITESTFMEDVTNTRETLEAIRDLGAAVSIDDFGTGYSSLSYLKRLPVNNLKIDISFIRNIAQDTDDATIVSTIISMAHHLGLKTIAEGVETGEQLKILRLLGCDMIQGFYFSKPVRAAVIEDRLSKPIA is encoded by the coding sequence ATGATTGACCGCGGCGCCAAAAATACGGATTTCAGCCATGATCATCCGCAAGAACCGATTATTTCCTCTGAAGTTCTGATGGATGCACCCATCGGCATCTTCACCTCTTTACCCGAAGGCAGACTGTTATCGGCCAATCACACCCTGGCCCAAATGCTGGGATATGAGGCTTCCTGTGAGCTGATCGAGGTGATAACGAATCTTGCACAGAACATCTATGCCCATCCTGAGGACAGAAAGCAGATGAAAAACCTTCTGGAAACACGGGGAGAAATCCATGATTACAGGTGTCAATGGGTTGACCGGAATGGCCGGATTTTTTGGGTGTCTATTCATATTAAGGCCATGAAGGCCAAAAAAGGAAAGACCGCCTTTTATCAAGGATTTGTCACTGACATTACCGGCCGAAAAGAAGCGGAAGAAGAGATGGAACTGCTCATGGCGGCTGTGGAGAAGGCTTCGGACTGGATCATCATTACAGACACCAATGGCATGATCCGTTATGCCAACAAGGCTGCAGAGAAACTCAGCGGCTATGCCAAAGAAGAACTCATCGGAAAGACACCCCGCATATTCAAGTCCGGAAAACACGACAGACAATACTATAAAGAGATGTGGGATACCCTCCTGGACGGCAATACATTTCAGGGGATTCTTACCAACAGGAGGAAAGACGGCAAGCTTTTTGAAATATACCACACCATTACCCCTGTGCGAACAGATGCGGGGCAGCTCAGTTTTTTCGTGGTGACATCCAAAGACCTCACAGAGCAGAGAATTCTGGAAAAACGGATCAATCATCTGGCCCATTATGATCCGCTCTCCGGTCTGCCAAACCGGAGGCTGTTTTTGGAACTGCTTTCTCAGAGCATGGGATTGGTTGAAAAAGACAAGAATCTGGTTGCGGTTATGATATTGGACCTGGACCGTTTTAATCTGATTAATGACACATTGGGTCCCTCATGCGGGGATGCTGTGCTCAGGGAAACCGCAAACCGGATTAACAGCGTATCAGATGAAAAAAGCATTGTTGCCAAAATCGGAAGTGATGAGTTCGGCATTATTTTGTCAGAAATATCCCAAACAGAAGAGGTCCTGCGATATGTGCGAAAATATCTCAAAATTGTCTCACAGCCAATGTTGATCGAGGACAATGAACTGCTGGTCACCGTGAGCATAGGTATTTCGGTATATCCAAATGACAGCGAAAATGCGGAAGAACTCATGCAGTATGCCAATCTTGCCATGTCCGATGTACGAAGCCAGGGGGCCAATAATTACCAGTTTTATGCCGAAGGGATGAACATCCGTGTCTCAGAGTTTGTCCACATGGAAAAGAAACTTTATGACGCTTTGTCAAATAATGAATTTTTTCTTGTTTATCAACCTTACGTGGATACCCAAACTCACCATGTCAGGGGGATGGAAGCCTTGATTCGCTGGCAGAGCCCTGAAAGCGGAGAAATTCTGCCGGGCAAATTCATTCCGGTGCTTGAAGAATCAAGGCTTCTGGCAGAGGTCGGAGAATGGATAGTAAAAACAGTTTGCCGGCAAATCGCCTCATGGCAGGGAAAGGGTCTTAATGTAGTACCTGTGGCCGTTAACTTTTCCTCAATACAGTTCAAGCAAAAGGGCTTTTCAGCGCATCTGTCGGATATCATCCAAAAAGCAGGCATAGACCCCCGGCTTTTGACATGTGAAATCACGGAAAGCACTTTCATGGAAGATGTAACAAACACCCGCGAAACCCTCGAGGCTATCCGGGATCTGGGAGCGGCTGTCAGCATTGATGATTTCGGGACAGGGTATTCTTCCCTCAGTTACCTGAAGCGACTACCGGTAAATAACCTCAAAATTGATATTTCCTTTATTCGAAATATTGCTCAAGACACGGATGATGCAACAATTGTATCCACGATTATCTCCATGGCACATCACTTAGGGTTGAAAACCATCGCCGAAGGTGTGGAAACCGGGGAGCAGTTGAAAATTTTGCGGCTGCTGGGCTGCGATATGATACAAGGCTTTTACTTCAGCAAGCCGGTCCGGGCTGCTGTAATTGAGGACAGACTGTCAAAGCCGATTGCTTGA
- a CDS encoding zinc-dependent alcohol dehydrogenase family protein translates to MARVVRFHQTGGPEVLQIEDLPAEEPGPGEVRIKVAAFGLNRAEVLFRQGLYLEQPKPPSRIGYEASGVVDAVGPDVTGIRVGDRVGTIPGFSMRKYGVYGESAVVPAHVVAARPDNLSSVEGAAIWMKYMTAYGALVEYGKVSAEDSVIISAASSSVGLAAIQIVKAAGATAIATSRGAAKKPDLLAAGADHVIVTEQEDVGRRTQEITDGRGARLVFDPVSGLFLEKLAKAAAREGIIFEYGSLSMEPTPYPLAEALGKGLWIRGYTLFEITSHAERLERGKKFVYDGLAAGHLKPVIARTFTLEETADAHRYMEASGHFGKIVVTV, encoded by the coding sequence ATGGCCAGGGTCGTCCGTTTTCATCAAACAGGCGGACCGGAAGTACTGCAGATAGAGGATCTGCCGGCGGAGGAACCGGGTCCGGGCGAAGTGCGAATCAAAGTCGCGGCCTTTGGTCTCAATCGGGCTGAAGTGCTGTTTCGGCAGGGGCTCTATTTGGAGCAGCCCAAGCCGCCGTCGCGAATCGGATATGAGGCCTCCGGCGTGGTGGATGCGGTAGGACCGGATGTGACCGGCATCCGCGTGGGCGACCGGGTTGGTACGATACCCGGCTTTTCCATGCGCAAATACGGCGTCTACGGAGAAAGCGCCGTGGTGCCGGCCCATGTGGTTGCCGCCCGCCCGGACAATTTGTCAAGCGTTGAAGGTGCAGCCATCTGGATGAAGTATATGACCGCCTATGGCGCCCTGGTGGAATACGGGAAAGTGTCGGCCGAGGACAGCGTGATCATCTCCGCGGCCAGCAGCAGCGTGGGGCTGGCGGCCATCCAGATCGTCAAGGCGGCCGGGGCAACCGCCATCGCCACCAGCCGGGGGGCGGCAAAGAAGCCGGATCTGCTCGCGGCCGGGGCCGATCATGTAATCGTCACCGAACAGGAGGATGTGGGCCGGCGCACCCAAGAGATCACCGACGGCCGCGGGGCCCGCCTGGTGTTTGATCCGGTATCCGGGCTGTTTCTGGAAAAGCTGGCCAAAGCTGCAGCCCGCGAAGGCATCATCTTCGAATACGGATCGCTTTCCATGGAACCGACCCCGTATCCCCTGGCCGAGGCACTGGGCAAAGGGCTCTGGATCCGGGGCTATACCCTGTTTGAAATCACCAGCCATGCCGAGCGGCTGGAGCGGGGCAAAAAATTCGTCTACGACGGACTGGCCGCGGGCCATTTGAAACCCGTCATTGCGCGCACCTTCACGCTGGAGGAAACGGCTGATGCCCATCGCTACATGGAAGCCAGCGGCCATTTCGGAAAAATTGTTGTGACCGTATAG
- a CDS encoding copper-translocating P-type ATPase: MTEAQDKSEQDLKAHSRQDQPHDSGGSHGGQSGHDKAPSGHHKAHSGHGGHRDHHAHMVADFKKRFYISLAITVPVLFLSPMIQSFLGLEELGFAGDQYVLFALSTAIFFYGGWPFLKGIFDELKKFQPGMMTLIAVAIATAYIYSSVVVFGLAGKVFFWELATLIDIMLLGHWIEMRSVMGASRALEELAKLMPSDAHKVMDDGSTKDVSIQEIQAGDRVLVKPGEKVPVDGEVSEGQSAVNESMITGESMPVSKSAGTKVIGGAVNGEGSLTITVQKTGKDSYLSQMIDLVEQAQQSKSRSQDLANRAALWLTIIALTCGAITLVIWLAFMGRDFAFSLERTVTVMVITCPHALGLAVPLVVAVSTAVSAKNGLLIRNRAAFERGRNIEAIIFDKTGTLTEGRFGVTEILSFSNDYSQENLIGYAAAVESQSQHPIAQAIAEGVEEPQKAEDFKSITGKGAQARVEGRHVKVVSPGYLRENDLSVDDNRIDELNAHGKTVVFILIDETPVGAVALADIIREESRQAISKLRQMGIQCMMLTGDNKQVAGWVAEEIGLDDYFAEVLPEDKAKKVKEVQSRGLIVAMTGDGVNDAPALAQADVGIAIGAGTEVAVEAADIILVRSNPMDAVAILDLSRATYRKMLQNLAWATGYNAFAIPLAGGVLYSWGILLSPAVGAILMSLSTVIVAINARFLKIST; the protein is encoded by the coding sequence TTGACAGAAGCACAGGATAAATCAGAACAAGACCTGAAAGCGCACAGCCGGCAAGATCAGCCGCATGATTCAGGCGGGTCACATGGCGGCCAATCCGGACACGATAAAGCTCCCTCCGGGCACCACAAGGCACATTCCGGCCATGGCGGCCACAGGGATCATCACGCCCACATGGTGGCGGATTTCAAAAAACGCTTCTATATATCCCTTGCCATCACAGTCCCCGTGTTGTTTCTCTCCCCCATGATCCAGTCTTTTCTGGGGCTGGAGGAACTTGGGTTTGCGGGCGATCAATACGTGTTGTTTGCCCTGTCCACAGCAATTTTTTTCTACGGTGGATGGCCGTTTTTAAAAGGGATCTTTGACGAGCTGAAAAAATTCCAGCCCGGCATGATGACCCTGATCGCCGTTGCCATTGCCACGGCGTATATCTACAGCAGTGTCGTGGTCTTCGGCCTTGCCGGCAAAGTGTTTTTCTGGGAGCTGGCCACCCTGATCGACATCATGCTGCTTGGCCACTGGATCGAAATGCGTTCGGTCATGGGGGCGTCACGGGCGCTTGAGGAACTGGCAAAGCTCATGCCCTCAGATGCCCATAAGGTCATGGATGACGGCAGCACAAAGGATGTTTCCATACAAGAGATTCAGGCCGGCGACCGGGTGCTGGTCAAACCCGGAGAAAAAGTCCCCGTGGACGGCGAGGTCTCAGAAGGCCAGAGTGCTGTCAACGAGTCGATGATCACCGGCGAGTCCATGCCGGTTTCCAAAAGCGCCGGCACAAAAGTGATCGGCGGGGCGGTCAACGGCGAAGGATCTTTAACAATCACGGTGCAGAAAACCGGCAAGGATTCATACCTGTCCCAGATGATCGACCTGGTGGAGCAGGCCCAGCAAAGCAAGTCCAGAAGCCAGGATCTGGCCAATCGGGCCGCTCTGTGGCTTACCATCATTGCGCTCACCTGCGGGGCGATCACACTGGTGATCTGGCTGGCGTTTATGGGAAGAGATTTTGCTTTTTCCCTGGAGCGAACAGTAACGGTCATGGTCATCACCTGTCCGCATGCCCTGGGCCTTGCGGTTCCCCTGGTTGTTGCCGTTTCCACCGCGGTTTCAGCCAAAAACGGCCTGCTGATCCGAAACCGGGCCGCTTTCGAGCGGGGGCGAAACATCGAAGCCATTATTTTTGACAAAACCGGAACCCTGACCGAAGGCCGTTTCGGCGTGACCGAAATCTTAAGCTTTTCAAATGATTACAGCCAGGAAAATTTGATCGGTTATGCCGCAGCCGTTGAATCTCAATCCCAACACCCCATTGCACAGGCAATCGCCGAAGGGGTGGAAGAACCACAAAAAGCCGAAGACTTCAAATCCATTACAGGCAAGGGCGCACAGGCACGGGTTGAAGGCAGGCATGTGAAAGTGGTCAGCCCGGGCTATCTCCGGGAAAACGATTTATCTGTCGATGATAATCGGATTGACGAATTAAACGCCCATGGCAAAACCGTTGTGTTTATCCTGATTGACGAGACGCCTGTCGGCGCCGTGGCGCTGGCCGACATCATCCGGGAAGAATCCAGACAGGCGATTTCAAAACTCAGGCAGATGGGCATCCAGTGCATGATGCTCACCGGCGATAACAAGCAGGTGGCTGGCTGGGTGGCAGAAGAAATCGGCCTGGATGACTATTTCGCCGAGGTGCTGCCCGAGGACAAGGCCAAAAAAGTGAAAGAGGTCCAGTCCCGCGGCCTGATCGTGGCCATGACCGGAGACGGTGTCAATGACGCGCCGGCCCTGGCCCAGGCCGATGTGGGGATTGCCATCGGTGCGGGCACGGAGGTTGCCGTGGAGGCGGCCGATATCATCCTGGTGCGGAGCAACCCCATGGATGCAGTGGCCATTCTGGACCTGTCCCGGGCGACTTATCGGAAGATGCTGCAGAATCTGGCATGGGCCACGGGCTATAACGCCTTTGCCATACCATTGGCAGGCGGTGTTCTTTATAGCTGGGGCATTCTTCTCTCACCGGCCGTAGGTGCCATTCTCATGTCTTTGAGCACCGTGATAGTGGCGATAAACGCCCGTTTTTTAAAGATTTCGACATGA
- a CDS encoding epoxyqueuosine reductase: MHFHGFRAKDIFDGINWQALKNTGENMTQHRQLAEELIAEAEKQDGFRAGIAAIDEVLGGPSYKAVSVGNWKTNHSEKATPWLPDARSLLVLAMHHPENDPGLDWFDRGNTAGNRRMTKISEELGSWLFRSHGVRAQPLPYHVEKGGVYLKDAAVFAGLGVVGKNNLLLDRKWGPRVRLRAVLIKGRLPSGRPPEDFQPCQGCAMPCRKACPENAFALGQYDRPTCIQRLDSNRAHPIESGQRDSEGSPILVTEWCRSCEFACPVGEK, encoded by the coding sequence TTGCATTTTCACGGTTTTCGTGCAAAAGATATTTTTGACGGTATCAATTGGCAGGCCCTAAAAAACACGGGAGAGAATATGACCCAACATCGCCAACTGGCCGAGGAACTGATTGCCGAGGCAGAAAAGCAGGATGGCTTTAGAGCAGGGATTGCAGCTATCGATGAAGTGTTGGGTGGCCCTTCCTACAAGGCTGTATCTGTGGGAAACTGGAAGACCAACCATTCAGAAAAGGCTACTCCATGGCTGCCAGACGCCCGCTCTCTTCTGGTGCTGGCCATGCATCATCCAGAAAATGACCCAGGGCTGGACTGGTTTGACCGCGGCAATACCGCGGGAAACCGCCGAATGACCAAAATATCTGAGGAGTTAGGCTCCTGGCTATTTAGGAGCCATGGGGTTCGTGCACAGCCGCTGCCCTACCATGTGGAAAAAGGCGGGGTGTATCTGAAAGATGCTGCCGTGTTCGCAGGACTGGGGGTCGTGGGGAAAAACAACCTGCTGCTGGACCGAAAATGGGGACCCAGAGTCCGGCTTCGCGCGGTATTGATCAAAGGCCGTCTTCCGTCCGGCCGTCCGCCGGAAGATTTCCAGCCCTGCCAAGGATGTGCCATGCCTTGTCGAAAAGCCTGCCCCGAAAATGCGTTCGCCCTTGGACAATATGACCGTCCGACCTGTATCCAACGACTCGATTCCAATCGTGCCCATCCTATTGAGAGCGGCCAAAGAGATTCTGAAGGCTCTCCGATCCTTGTCACCGAATGGTGCCGGAGTTGCGAATTCGCCTGCCCGGTAGGAGAAAAATAG
- a CDS encoding type 1 glutamine amidotransferase domain-containing protein yields MLLEGKTIGILVGPGFEDLEFWVPYMRMKEEGAAVKVIGIRAGEKYPSKSGGLEAISETDPQSVTADLLDGLIVPGGWAPDKLRRNGDILQLVRDMNSRYKILAFICHAGWVAASAGICKGRKATGSVGIKDDMENAGAAWVDTPAFQEGNQVWGRVVADIPDFCRTLVEALSKPFPASGSQ; encoded by the coding sequence ATGCTGCTTGAAGGAAAGACCATCGGCATTCTCGTGGGCCCCGGATTTGAGGATCTGGAGTTCTGGGTTCCTTATATGCGCATGAAGGAAGAGGGTGCCGCTGTCAAAGTGATTGGAATCCGTGCGGGAGAGAAGTACCCGAGTAAAAGCGGCGGGCTTGAAGCAATAAGCGAAACAGACCCGCAATCGGTGACCGCCGATCTGTTGGACGGACTCATTGTGCCGGGCGGCTGGGCGCCGGACAAACTGCGCCGCAACGGGGATATTCTGCAGCTGGTGCGGGACATGAACAGCCGGTACAAAATCCTGGCCTTTATCTGCCATGCCGGATGGGTGGCGGCCAGCGCGGGCATCTGCAAGGGCAGAAAGGCCACCGGCAGTGTCGGCATCAAAGACGACATGGAAAATGCCGGTGCCGCTTGGGTGGATACACCCGCCTTTCAGGAAGGCAACCAGGTATGGGGGCGCGTGGTGGCAGACATCCCCGATTTCTGTCGAACGCTGGTCGAGGCCTTGTCAAAGCCTTTCCCGGCCTCGGGCAGCCAATAG
- a CDS encoding YHS domain-containing protein, protein MTRGPVCGMEVEDRKTQHKFRYMEKPYCFCTRACREAFSSNPDLYLAKKPLQA, encoded by the coding sequence ATGACAAGAGGTCCAGTATGTGGCATGGAGGTCGAGGACCGAAAGACCCAGCACAAGTTCCGCTATATGGAAAAACCCTATTGCTTTTGTACCCGGGCATGCCGGGAGGCATTTTCCAGCAATCCGGATCTATATCTTGCGAAAAAACCCCTTCAAGCCTGA
- a CDS encoding Rieske (2Fe-2S) protein, whose amino-acid sequence MKIFKRIFGICETKSPENPDCWRYLSERAELELSKVPELKERGTAIRLEGKGLPNRVLVVHGSDDEFYAFENKCTHFGRRLDPLSGQQRIQCCSLGKSTFDYAGTNVSGTAKEPIKSFPVEKRNGALIIELT is encoded by the coding sequence ATGAAAATTTTTAAGCGTATCTTTGGGATTTGTGAAACAAAGTCGCCAGAAAACCCGGACTGTTGGAGGTATTTGAGCGAAAGGGCGGAACTTGAGCTATCAAAAGTGCCGGAACTCAAAGAAAGGGGTACCGCTATTCGTCTTGAGGGTAAGGGACTGCCGAATCGAGTTCTTGTAGTGCACGGGAGCGACGATGAATTTTATGCTTTTGAAAATAAATGTACGCATTTTGGCCGCCGGTTGGATCCCTTGTCTGGACAACAACGAATTCAGTGCTGCAGTTTAGGGAAATCCACGTTCGATTACGCAGGAACCAATGTGTCTGGAACAGCAAAGGAACCAATAAAATCATTTCCTGTTGAAAAGCGAAACGGAGCTTTAATAATCGAGCTGACGTAA